A stretch of the Mycobacterium sp. ITM-2016-00317 genome encodes the following:
- a CDS encoding SAF domain-containing protein yields the protein MGHPLDRSALDRLGRALRPDWTRTPTARRVLAGGLVLLAAAAAWRGDPSADMADVVVTAHDLSPGAAITAADLQVERRAMSAVPEGAQTAVDAVVGATLAGPARRGEILTDVRLLGPRLAESAAGPDARIVPIPLADAALTDLVRTGDVVDVVAAPVDEAAEPRVIATDAVVVLVSAKDSGIGARGSGRVVLVALPSAAAKSVAGAALVSAVTLTLH from the coding sequence GTGCGTTGCGCCCCGATTGGACACGGACCCCGACCGCCAGACGGGTCCTCGCCGGCGGGCTGGTGCTGCTGGCCGCGGCCGCCGCGTGGCGGGGTGATCCCAGCGCCGACATGGCAGACGTGGTGGTGACCGCACACGATCTCAGCCCCGGCGCCGCCATCACCGCTGCCGATCTGCAGGTGGAACGCCGCGCCATGTCCGCGGTACCCGAAGGCGCGCAGACCGCGGTCGACGCCGTGGTCGGCGCCACGCTGGCCGGCCCGGCCCGCCGCGGCGAGATCCTCACCGACGTGCGGTTGCTCGGCCCGCGGCTGGCCGAGTCCGCCGCCGGGCCCGATGCGCGGATCGTGCCGATCCCGCTGGCCGATGCGGCGCTGACCGATCTCGTCCGGACCGGGGACGTCGTCGACGTGGTGGCTGCGCCGGTCGACGAGGCCGCCGAGCCGCGGGTGATCGCGACCGACGCGGTGGTGGTCCTGGTTTCGGCGAAGGACAGCGGCATCGGCGCCCGCGGTTCGGGCCGCGTGGTCCTCGTCGCCCTACCCTCCGCGGCGGCGAAGTCGGTCGCCGGGGCGGCCCTGGTGTCCGCGGTGACGCTGACGCTGCACTAG
- the mscL gene encoding large-conductance mechanosensitive channel protein MscL, which yields MLKGFKEFIARGNVIDLAVAVVIGAAFTGLVTAFTENVIQPLIDRIGAGPETEYGILRIPLGGDQFVDLNAVLSAAINFLIVAAVIYFVIVLPFKKLKERDKKVESAETELTLLTEIRDLLRDTAADDGAGKHVSQARVNHTEE from the coding sequence ATGTTGAAGGGATTCAAGGAGTTCATCGCGCGGGGGAATGTCATCGATCTGGCGGTCGCGGTCGTCATCGGCGCCGCGTTCACCGGACTGGTGACCGCATTCACCGAGAACGTCATCCAGCCACTCATCGATCGGATCGGCGCGGGCCCCGAGACCGAGTACGGCATCCTGCGAATCCCGCTGGGCGGCGACCAGTTCGTCGACCTGAACGCGGTGTTGTCGGCGGCCATCAACTTCCTCATCGTCGCCGCGGTCATCTACTTCGTGATCGTGCTGCCGTTCAAGAAGCTCAAGGAGCGCGACAAGAAGGTGGAATCCGCCGAGACCGAACTGACCCTGCTGACCGAGATCCGTGATCTGCTGCGCGACACCGCCGCCGACGACGGGGCAGGCAAGCACGTCAGCCAGGCGCGCGTGAACCACACGGAGGAATGA
- a CDS encoding MspA family porin has product MKVITRVLIAMVASIAALFASTGTSHAGLDNELSLVDGQGRTLTVQQWDTFLNGVFPLDRNRLTREWFHSGKASYIVAGEGADDFEGTLELGYQVGFPWSLGVGINFSYTTPNIAFDGWGLDGNLADSIVTPPLFPGVSISADLGNGPGIQEVATFSVDVAGPAGSVAVSNAHGTVTGAAGGVLLRPFARLISSTGDSVTTYGEPWNMN; this is encoded by the coding sequence ATGAAGGTAATCACCCGGGTGCTGATCGCGATGGTCGCGTCCATCGCGGCGCTGTTCGCCAGCACTGGCACCTCTCATGCAGGTCTGGACAACGAGCTGAGCCTGGTCGACGGCCAGGGCCGGACGCTGACGGTTCAGCAGTGGGACACGTTCCTCAACGGCGTGTTCCCGTTGGACCGCAACCGGCTGACCCGTGAGTGGTTTCACTCGGGCAAGGCCAGCTACATCGTGGCCGGCGAGGGCGCCGACGACTTCGAGGGCACGCTGGAGCTGGGCTACCAGGTCGGCTTCCCGTGGTCGCTGGGTGTGGGCATCAACTTCAGCTACACCACCCCGAACATCGCGTTCGACGGCTGGGGCCTGGACGGCAACCTGGCTGACAGCATCGTGACCCCGCCGCTGTTCCCGGGTGTCTCGATCTCCGCGGACCTGGGCAACGGCCCCGGCATCCAGGAAGTCGCCACCTTCTCCGTGGACGTGGCCGGTCCGGCCGGTTCGGTCGCGGTGTCCAACGCCCACGGCACCGTCACCGGCGCTGCCGGCGGTGTGCTGCTGCGTCCGTTCGCCCGCCTGATCTCGTCGACCGGTGACAGCGTCACCACCTACGGCGAGCCCTGGAACATGAACTGA
- a CDS encoding MspA family porin, whose product MKAISRVLIAMVASIAALFVSTGTSHAGLDNELSLVDGQGRTLTVQQWDTFLNGVFPLDRNRLTREWFHSGKASYIVAGEGADDFEGTLELGYQVGFPWSLGVGINFSYTTPNIAFDGWGLDDNLADSIVTPPLFPGLSISADLGNGPGIQEVATFSVDVAGPGGSVAVSNAHGTVTGAAGGVLLRPFARLISSTGDSVTTYGEPWNMN is encoded by the coding sequence ATGAAGGCAATCAGTCGGGTGCTAATCGCGATGGTCGCGTCCATCGCCGCTTTGTTCGTGAGCACTGGCACCTCTCACGCAGGTCTGGACAACGAGCTGAGCCTGGTCGACGGCCAGGGCCGGACGCTGACGGTTCAGCAGTGGGACACGTTCCTCAACGGCGTGTTCCCGTTGGACCGCAACCGGCTGACCCGCGAGTGGTTCCACTCGGGCAAGGCCAGCTACATCGTGGCCGGCGAGGGCGCCGACGACTTCGAGGGCACCCTGGAGCTGGGCTACCAGGTCGGCTTCCCGTGGTCGCTGGGTGTGGGCATCAACTTCAGCTACACCACCCCGAACATCGCGTTCGACGGCTGGGGCCTGGACGACAACCTGGCTGACAGCATCGTGACCCCGCCGCTGTTCCCGGGCCTGTCGATCTCCGCGGACCTGGGCAACGGCCCCGGCATCCAGGAAGTCGCCACCTTCTCCGTGGACGTGGCCGGCCCCGGCGGCTCGGTCGCGGTGTCCAACGCCCACGGCACCGTCACCGGCGCTGCCGGCGGCGTGCTGCTGCGTCCGTTCGCCCGCCTGATCTCGTCGACCGGTGACAGCGTCACCACCTACGGCGAGCCCTGGAACATGAACTGA
- a CDS encoding molybdenum cofactor biosynthesis protein B, translating into MEQPHALVGRALVVIVDDRTAHGDEEDSTGPLMTELLGEAGFVVDGVVVVSSDEVEIRNALNTAVIGGVDLVVSVGGTGVTPRDVTPESTRDLLDRELLGIAEALRASGLSAGIIDAGVSRGLAGISGSTLVVNLAGSRAAVRDGMATLGPLAAQVIAQLSSLDI; encoded by the coding sequence ATGGAACAACCCCATGCGTTGGTCGGCCGCGCGCTGGTCGTCATTGTCGATGACCGCACCGCTCACGGCGACGAAGAGGACAGCACCGGCCCGCTGATGACCGAACTGCTCGGTGAGGCGGGATTCGTCGTCGACGGTGTGGTGGTGGTGTCCTCCGACGAGGTGGAGATCCGCAACGCCCTCAACACCGCGGTCATCGGTGGCGTCGACCTCGTGGTGTCCGTCGGCGGTACCGGCGTCACGCCCCGCGATGTCACCCCCGAGTCGACCCGCGACCTTCTCGACCGCGAACTGCTGGGGATCGCCGAGGCGCTCCGGGCCTCCGGCCTGTCCGCCGGGATCATCGACGCCGGTGTCTCCCGGGGGTTGGCCGGTATCTCGGGCAGCACCCTGGTGGTGAACCTCGCCGGCTCCCGCGCCGCGGTCCGCGACGGGATGGCCACTCTGGGACCGCTGGCGGCCCAGGTGATCGCCCAGCTATCCAGTTTGGATATCTAA
- a CDS encoding trypsin-like peptidase domain-containing protein, protein MTNDPRYSPTQQPGRQSGYPGQAPGHNPGHNAGHNRPQTGAYEPQGSGGWDWRYATEQQRQAFRSPYDPYAGAPMPTGPGQYPRPGMPSPAQPPKKRPRTAGLAAAAVALAMVSAGIGGGVAMLVHPDHSLGGISASGAAPSVPAASAPTGSVEAVAAKVVPSVVKLEVNQGRSSEEGSGVILSPDGLILTNNHVVATAAGTSGGSDEPQTKVTFSDGKTARFTVIGADPSSDIAVVRAQNVSDLTPISIGSSADLRVGQDVVAIGSPLGLEGTVTTGIISALNRPVAAGGDARNQNTVLDAIQTDAAINPGNSGGALVNMNGELVGVNSAIATMGADAGGPQGGSIGLGFAIPVDQAKRIADEIIKTGSASRASLGVQVGNEVGVDGAKIVEVNNGGAASAAGLPSGVIVTKLDDRVISSADALVAAVRSKAPGDTVTLTFLDPSGRTQSVDVTLGKASP, encoded by the coding sequence ATGACCAACGATCCGAGGTACTCGCCCACTCAGCAACCTGGGAGGCAGTCCGGATACCCGGGGCAGGCCCCCGGCCACAATCCGGGGCACAATGCCGGTCACAATCGCCCGCAGACCGGCGCCTACGAACCGCAGGGCAGCGGTGGTTGGGACTGGCGCTACGCGACCGAGCAGCAGCGGCAGGCGTTCCGGTCGCCCTATGACCCGTATGCGGGCGCCCCGATGCCCACCGGTCCCGGGCAGTACCCGCGGCCCGGGATGCCCTCGCCCGCGCAGCCGCCGAAGAAGCGGCCCCGCACGGCGGGCCTCGCCGCCGCCGCGGTGGCTCTCGCGATGGTGTCCGCGGGTATCGGCGGCGGGGTCGCGATGCTGGTGCACCCCGACCACAGCCTCGGCGGGATCAGCGCGTCCGGTGCGGCGCCCAGTGTGCCCGCCGCGAGCGCACCGACCGGCTCGGTCGAGGCGGTCGCCGCCAAGGTCGTGCCCAGCGTGGTCAAGCTGGAGGTCAACCAGGGCCGGTCGTCCGAGGAGGGCTCCGGGGTGATCTTGTCGCCCGACGGGCTGATCCTGACCAACAACCACGTCGTGGCCACGGCTGCGGGCACCTCGGGTGGCAGCGACGAGCCGCAGACCAAGGTCACGTTCTCCGACGGCAAGACCGCCCGGTTCACCGTGATCGGCGCCGATCCCAGCAGCGACATCGCGGTCGTGCGTGCCCAGAACGTGTCGGACCTGACGCCGATCTCCATCGGTTCCTCGGCGGACCTGCGGGTCGGCCAGGACGTCGTGGCCATCGGTTCCCCGCTCGGCCTGGAGGGAACCGTGACCACCGGCATCATCAGCGCGTTGAACCGGCCGGTGGCCGCAGGCGGGGACGCGCGCAACCAGAACACCGTGCTCGACGCGATCCAGACCGATGCGGCGATCAACCCGGGTAACTCCGGCGGCGCCCTGGTCAACATGAACGGCGAGTTGGTCGGCGTGAACTCCGCCATCGCCACGATGGGTGCCGACGCCGGGGGACCGCAGGGCGGATCGATCGGCCTGGGCTTCGCGATCCCGGTCGACCAGGCGAAGCGGATCGCCGACGAGATCATCAAGACCGGGTCCGCATCCCGCGCCTCGCTTGGAGTGCAGGTCGGCAACGAGGTCGGCGTCGACGGAGCCAAGATCGTCGAGGTCAACAACGGCGGTGCAGCCTCGGCCGCGGGTCTGCCCAGCGGCGTGATCGTCACCAAGCTCGACGACCGGGTGATCAGCAGCGCCGACGCGCTCGTGGCCGCGGTGCGGTCCAAGGCTCCGGGAGACACGGTGACGCTGACGTTCCTGGACCCGTCGGGCAGGACGCAGTCCGTCGACGTCACGCTCGGCAAGGCCAGCCCGTGA
- a CDS encoding HAMP domain-containing sensor histidine kinase, with protein MAADRVPWPGQQSAPPPSASSVSLRWRVMLLAMSMVVISVVLMAVAVYAVVSRALYDDIDDQLRSRAQMLVESGALDADPGKAIEGTAYSDMNAMFYIPGRSKYTANQQGQTLPVGPPEQEVMNGTLWMSLRTVEHQRVLAVRLDSGNSLLLSKSLAPTGQVLKRLGSVLLIVGGLGVAVAAIAGGMVASAGLRPVARLTQAAERVARTDDLRPIPVVGNDELARLTEAFNMMLRALAESRERQARLVADAGHELRTPLTSMRTNVELLMESMKPGAPRIPEEDMVELRADVIAQIEEMSTLVGDLVDLTRGDAGFAVHETVELAEVIDRSLERVRRRRNDIEFDVSVTPWQVYGDAAGLGRAVLNLLDNAAKWSPPGAHVGVRLTQVDATHAELVVSDFGPGIPPQERGLVFERFFRSTTARAMPGSGLGLAIVKQVVLKHGGMLHIGETVPGGNPPGTSMHVVLPGRPSPIGPDQTE; from the coding sequence ATGGCTGCCGACCGGGTCCCGTGGCCGGGGCAGCAGTCGGCCCCGCCGCCGTCTGCCAGTTCGGTGTCGCTGCGCTGGCGGGTCATGTTGTTGGCCATGTCGATGGTGGTCATCTCGGTCGTGCTGATGGCCGTCGCCGTGTACGCGGTGGTCTCCCGCGCGCTGTACGACGACATCGACGACCAGCTGCGCAGCCGAGCCCAGATGCTGGTCGAGAGCGGCGCGCTCGATGCCGACCCGGGCAAGGCGATCGAGGGCACCGCGTACTCGGACATGAACGCGATGTTCTACATCCCGGGACGCAGCAAGTACACCGCCAACCAGCAGGGGCAGACGTTGCCCGTCGGGCCGCCCGAGCAGGAGGTGATGAACGGCACGCTGTGGATGTCGCTGCGCACCGTCGAGCATCAGCGCGTGCTGGCCGTGCGTCTGGACAGCGGTAATTCACTGCTGCTGTCCAAGAGCCTGGCCCCGACCGGTCAGGTGCTCAAACGGCTGGGCTCGGTACTGCTCATCGTCGGCGGTCTCGGCGTCGCGGTGGCCGCGATCGCCGGAGGCATGGTCGCCAGCGCCGGGCTGCGGCCGGTGGCCCGGCTGACGCAGGCCGCCGAACGGGTGGCGCGCACCGACGACCTGCGCCCGATACCCGTGGTGGGCAACGACGAACTCGCCCGGCTCACCGAGGCCTTCAACATGATGTTGCGCGCACTGGCCGAATCGCGAGAACGTCAGGCCCGCCTGGTCGCCGATGCGGGCCACGAGCTGCGCACACCGCTGACCTCGATGCGCACCAACGTCGAGCTGCTGATGGAGTCGATGAAGCCGGGCGCCCCGCGAATTCCCGAAGAGGACATGGTCGAGTTGCGCGCCGACGTGATCGCCCAGATCGAGGAGATGTCGACCCTGGTCGGCGATCTGGTGGATCTCACCCGCGGTGACGCCGGGTTCGCGGTGCACGAGACCGTCGAGCTCGCCGAGGTGATCGACCGCTCGCTGGAGCGCGTGCGCCGGCGCCGCAACGACATCGAGTTCGACGTGTCGGTGACCCCGTGGCAGGTCTACGGCGACGCGGCAGGCCTGGGACGGGCGGTGCTGAACCTGCTCGACAACGCCGCCAAGTGGAGCCCGCCCGGGGCGCACGTCGGTGTGCGGCTCACCCAGGTCGACGCCACCCACGCCGAACTGGTGGTGTCGGACTTCGGTCCGGGAATCCCGCCGCAGGAGCGCGGCTTGGTCTTCGAACGGTTCTTCCGCTCCACCACGGCCAGGGCGATGCCGGGATCGGGGCTCGGCCTGGCGATCGTGAAACAGGTGGTCCTCAAGCACGGCGGCATGCTGCACATCGGTGAGACGGTGCCGGGGGGCAACCCTCCGGGCACGTCCATGCACGTGGTGTTGCCGGGCCGCCCGTCACCGATCGGTCCCGACCAGACCGAGTAG
- a CDS encoding response regulator transcription factor: protein MRILVVDDDRAVRESLRRSLSFNGYSVELAQDGREALDLIASARPDAVVLDVMMPRLDGLEVCRQLRSTGDDLPILVLTARDSVSERVAGLDAGADDYLPKPFALEELLARMRALLRRTSPDDGSADSAAMTFSDLSLDPVTREVTRGDRPISLTRTEFSLLEMLIANPRRVLTRGRILEEVWGFDFPTSGNALEVYVGYLRRKTEAEGEPRLIHTVRGVGYVLRETPP, encoded by the coding sequence GTGCGCATACTTGTCGTTGATGACGATCGCGCGGTGCGCGAATCTCTGCGCCGGTCGCTGTCGTTCAATGGATATTCGGTGGAGCTGGCCCAGGATGGCCGCGAAGCGCTCGACCTGATTGCCAGCGCTCGGCCCGATGCGGTGGTCCTGGACGTGATGATGCCCAGGCTCGACGGTCTCGAGGTCTGCCGGCAATTACGCAGCACCGGCGATGACCTACCGATCCTGGTACTCACCGCTCGCGATTCGGTGTCGGAGCGGGTCGCCGGCCTGGACGCCGGAGCCGACGACTACCTGCCGAAGCCGTTCGCGCTGGAGGAGTTGCTCGCCCGGATGCGCGCGCTGCTGCGCCGCACCAGCCCGGACGACGGGTCGGCCGACTCGGCGGCGATGACCTTCTCGGATCTGTCGCTGGACCCGGTCACCCGTGAGGTGACCCGCGGAGACCGGCCGATCAGCCTGACCCGGACCGAGTTCTCGTTGCTGGAGATGCTCATCGCCAACCCGCGGCGCGTGCTGACCCGCGGCCGGATCCTGGAAGAGGTGTGGGGCTTCGACTTCCCCACCTCCGGAAACGCCCTTGAGGTCTACGTCGGCTACCTGCGCCGCAAGACCGAGGCAGAGGGCGAACCGCGGCTGATCCACACCGTCCGCGGTGTGGGATACGTGCTGCGCGAGACCCCGCCCTGA
- the rpmF gene encoding 50S ribosomal protein L32: MAVPKRRMSRANTRSRRAQWKATATNLVGVTVAGQQRKVPRRLLKAARLGLIDLDRR; the protein is encoded by the coding sequence ATGGCTGTGCCGAAGCGCAGGATGTCGCGTGCGAACACCCGTAGCCGTCGCGCGCAGTGGAAGGCCACCGCTACCAACCTCGTCGGTGTCACCGTCGCGGGTCAGCAGCGCAAGGTGCCCCGCCGCCTGCTCAAGGCCGCGCGCCTGGGCCTGATCGACCTCGACCGCCGCTAA
- a CDS encoding acyl-CoA dehydrogenase family protein, producing the protein MSFIETEEQQALRKAVAAMAADYGQDYYLQKARAGLHTDELWSEAGRLGFIGVNLPEEYGGGGAGMYELSLVMEEMAAAGSALLMMVVSPAINGTIIAKFGTEEQKRRWLPGIADGTLTMAFAITEPDAGSNSHNITTTARRDGSDWILSGQKVYISGVDQAQAVLVVGRTHKDGNLKPALFVVPTDAPGFTYTKIPMEIVSPESQFQVFLDEVRLPADALVGSEDAAIAQLFAGLNPERIMGAASAVGMGRFAIGKAVDYVKTRKVWKTPIGAHQGLSHPLAQNHIEIELARLMMQKAATLYDAGDDAGAAEAANMAKYAAGEASVRAVDQAVQSLGGNGLSQEYGIASALAASRLARIAPVSREMILNFVAQTSLGLPRSY; encoded by the coding sequence ATGAGCTTCATCGAGACCGAAGAGCAGCAGGCGCTGCGCAAGGCCGTGGCGGCGATGGCTGCCGACTACGGGCAGGACTACTACCTGCAGAAGGCGCGAGCGGGCCTGCACACCGACGAGTTGTGGTCCGAGGCGGGCAGACTCGGGTTCATCGGGGTCAACCTGCCCGAGGAGTACGGCGGCGGCGGCGCGGGCATGTACGAGCTGAGCCTGGTCATGGAGGAGATGGCGGCGGCCGGGTCGGCGCTGCTGATGATGGTCGTCTCCCCCGCGATCAACGGCACCATCATCGCGAAGTTCGGCACCGAGGAGCAGAAGCGGCGCTGGCTGCCCGGCATCGCCGACGGCACCCTGACGATGGCGTTCGCGATCACCGAACCCGACGCCGGCTCGAACTCGCACAACATCACCACCACCGCGCGCCGCGACGGCAGCGACTGGATCCTGTCCGGGCAGAAGGTCTACATCTCCGGGGTCGACCAGGCCCAGGCGGTCCTCGTGGTCGGGCGCACCCACAAGGACGGCAACCTCAAGCCCGCATTGTTCGTGGTGCCCACCGACGCACCGGGTTTCACCTACACCAAGATCCCGATGGAGATCGTCAGCCCGGAGTCCCAGTTCCAGGTGTTCCTCGACGAGGTACGACTGCCCGCCGACGCGCTGGTGGGCTCGGAGGACGCGGCGATCGCCCAGCTGTTCGCCGGGCTGAATCCCGAACGCATCATGGGTGCGGCCAGCGCGGTCGGCATGGGCCGGTTCGCGATCGGCAAGGCCGTCGACTACGTCAAGACTCGCAAGGTGTGGAAGACGCCGATCGGCGCCCATCAAGGTCTGTCACATCCGTTGGCGCAGAACCACATCGAGATCGAACTGGCCCGGCTGATGATGCAGAAGGCAGCGACGCTGTACGACGCGGGCGACGACGCCGGCGCCGCGGAGGCCGCGAACATGGCCAAGTACGCGGCGGGCGAGGCCTCGGTGCGGGCCGTCGACCAGGCCGTGCAGTCGCTGGGCGGCAACGGTCTGAGCCAGGAGTACGGCATCGCGTCGGCGCTGGCCGCGTCGAGGCTGGCGCGGATCGCGCCGGTGAGCCGGGAGATGATCCTCAACTTCGTGGCGCAGACCTCGTTGGGCCTGCCCAGGTCCTACTGA
- a CDS encoding VWA domain-containing protein: MAKRLSRYSGYTGGPDPLAPPVDLREALEAIGQDVMEGTSPRRALSELLRRGTRNMPGADKLAAEANRRRRELLQRNNLDGTLADIKKLLDEAVLAERKELARALDDDARFGELQLESLSPSPAKAVQELSEYDWRSPEAREKYEQIKDLLGREMLDQRFAGMKEALENATDEDRQRVNDMLDDLNELLDKHAQGTDSPEDFQEFMAKHGEFFPENPQNIDELLDSLAKRAAAAQRFRNSLSEQQRAELDALAQQAFGSPSLMNALNRLDSHLQAARPGEDWSGSERFSGDDPLGMGEGAQALADISELEQLAEQLSQSYSGATMDDVDLDMLARQLGDEAAVDARTLSELERALMNQGFLDRGSDGQWRLSPKAMRQLGQAALRDVAQQISGRHGERDTRRAGAAGELTGATRPWQFGDTEPWNVTRTLTNAVLRTAGTEPMSRDPLSPKGGTAPSIRVTVDDVEISETETRTQAAVALLVDTSFSMVMENRWLPMKQTALALNHLVSTRFRSDALQIVAFGRYARTVTAAELTGLEGVYEQGTNLHHALALATRHLRRHPNAQPVVLVVTDGEPTAHLEDFDGDGRSSVFFDYPPHPRTIAHTVRGFDEVARLGAQVTIFRLGSDPGLARFIDQVARRVGGRVVVPDLDGLGAAVVSDYLGARRRRR; encoded by the coding sequence ATGGCTAAGAGGCTGTCGAGGTACTCGGGCTACACCGGCGGGCCGGACCCACTGGCCCCTCCGGTGGACCTGCGGGAGGCGTTGGAGGCCATCGGCCAGGACGTCATGGAGGGCACCTCGCCGCGCCGCGCGCTGTCCGAACTGCTTCGGCGGGGCACCAGGAACATGCCCGGAGCCGACAAGCTGGCCGCCGAAGCCAACCGGCGCCGCCGGGAACTGTTGCAGCGCAACAACCTCGACGGCACGCTGGCCGACATCAAGAAGCTGCTCGACGAGGCGGTGCTGGCCGAGCGCAAGGAGCTGGCCCGAGCCCTCGACGACGACGCCCGGTTCGGGGAGCTTCAGCTCGAATCTCTGTCGCCGTCGCCGGCCAAGGCCGTCCAGGAGCTCTCCGAATACGACTGGCGGTCACCGGAGGCACGCGAAAAGTACGAGCAGATCAAGGATCTGCTCGGGCGGGAGATGCTCGATCAGCGGTTCGCCGGCATGAAGGAGGCGTTGGAGAACGCCACCGACGAGGATCGGCAGCGGGTCAACGACATGCTCGACGACCTCAACGAACTGCTCGACAAGCATGCCCAGGGGACGGACTCCCCGGAAGACTTTCAAGAGTTCATGGCCAAGCACGGCGAGTTCTTCCCGGAGAACCCGCAGAACATCGACGAGCTGCTGGACTCGCTGGCGAAGCGGGCCGCCGCCGCTCAGCGGTTCCGCAACAGCCTGTCCGAGCAGCAGCGTGCCGAGCTGGATGCGTTGGCGCAACAGGCTTTCGGATCACCGTCGCTGATGAACGCACTCAACCGGCTGGACTCCCACCTGCAGGCCGCCCGCCCGGGTGAGGACTGGTCGGGTTCGGAGCGGTTCTCCGGCGACGACCCGCTGGGCATGGGTGAGGGCGCCCAGGCGCTGGCCGACATCTCCGAGCTCGAGCAGCTCGCCGAACAGCTCTCGCAGAGCTATTCCGGCGCCACGATGGACGACGTCGACCTCGACATGCTGGCCCGCCAGCTCGGGGACGAGGCCGCCGTCGACGCCCGCACCCTCTCGGAGCTGGAGCGGGCACTGATGAACCAGGGCTTCCTCGACCGTGGGTCCGACGGGCAGTGGCGGCTGTCGCCCAAGGCCATGCGGCAGCTTGGGCAGGCGGCGCTACGTGATGTGGCGCAACAGATCTCGGGTCGGCACGGCGAACGTGACACCCGGCGCGCCGGGGCGGCGGGCGAACTCACGGGGGCCACCCGGCCGTGGCAGTTCGGCGACACCGAACCGTGGAACGTCACCAGGACGCTGACCAACGCGGTGCTGCGCACCGCGGGTACCGAGCCGATGAGCCGCGACCCGTTGAGCCCGAAAGGCGGGACCGCTCCGAGCATCCGGGTCACCGTGGACGACGTGGAGATCTCCGAGACCGAGACGCGCACCCAGGCCGCGGTGGCGTTGCTGGTCGACACGTCGTTCTCGATGGTGATGGAGAACCGCTGGCTGCCGATGAAGCAGACCGCGCTGGCGCTCAATCATCTTGTCAGCACCCGTTTCCGCTCGGACGCGCTGCAGATCGTCGCGTTCGGCCGGTATGCCCGCACTGTCACCGCGGCCGAGTTGACCGGGCTGGAGGGCGTCTACGAGCAGGGCACCAACCTGCACCATGCGCTGGCGCTGGCGACCCGGCACCTTCGGCGCCACCCGAACGCGCAACCGGTGGTGCTGGTGGTCACCGACGGCGAACCCACCGCGCACCTGGAGGACTTCGACGGGGATGGCCGCTCCTCGGTGTTCTTCGACTATCCGCCACACCCGCGGACCATCGCGCACACCGTGCGCGGTTTCGACGAGGTGGCCCGACTGGGGGCGCAGGTGACGATCTTCCGGCTCGGGAGCGACCCCGGGCTGGCCCGGTTCATCGATCAGGTGGCACGCCGGGTCGGCGGCCGGGTGGTGGTGCCCGACCTGGATGGTCTGGGTGCTGCGGTGGTCAGCGACTATCTGGGAGCGCGGCGGCGGCGCCGCTGA